DNA sequence from the Antennarius striatus isolate MH-2024 chromosome 3, ASM4005453v1, whole genome shotgun sequence genome:
agtgtatgtgAGCGGTTGTCTGTTTATATGTGGCCAGTGATGCGTTGGTGTtgcgtccagggtgtaccccgcctctcatcCGTAGCCATCTGAGATAGGACACACCCATAACACATAAGGCGGAAAAGCgtctgaagacgagacgattatgGTCATCTCGcttacaagaaaatggatggatggatacaataAGAATAAGAACTAATTATAGACTGATACATTCAGTTTATCCTAAGCAATGCCAATTATTGTTGCTGCTGGCTGTGGCTTTAGAATAAAAGACGAAAATATGAGAGTCGTACCAATTTTCTCTTGTAATATGCAGCGAGAAAGCAGATAAATTTATTTGTCAAAGGtcaaactctgactgttatattttattaatacattCTTGTCATGGCACCTTCACACTACAGATCAGTATCTTCCCACAGGCCATTCTCTCCACATACAGAGGAATTTCTCGGGCTCCTTGTGTAATATGCCTCTTCACATTGATAATACACCTCACTACCAACATGCAACGTGCCGTCCCACAACATTTTACAATTAGCTTCAAAAATAGGCACCTGGCACTTGATTTCTACAACAAAAAGACAGTGTGTCATTTGGTTTGATTCATACCACATAAATACAGCCTGTGAATTATGGTATGCTTGTCCAGAAAATCATTATCACCTTGGCAGACCAGGGAGGCTGCATCCCATTTTCCAGTTGTGGTGCAAAGTGATATATTTCCCTCGCCAGCACTTTGATATCCAGTGTTACACTGATAAACAACCTGAGAGCCCACGGTGGAGACATTATCCCAAAGCATTACTGAATGTGGGATGAGTGGAGGCACACCACAGTCAACCTCTACAAGGATAAAAAACACATCACTGAACTCTGGACAACAACACTAGGAAACAGTTGTTAGCACAGCTTTTACTACAGCACTGTAATTTACCTTTACATGTGATGGTTAGTTTTGTCCACTGACCGCTAGCTGTACACAGGGATGTGTTTGTCCCTTCACTGTGATAAAATCCTATCTTACAGATGTAAGTCACTGTGCTTCCAGGGCTGGAGCTGCCATTCCACACTTGAACTGTGTGAGGCAGCTTTGGAGGTTCCTCACATAATATCTCTGAGACAGAAAAAGATGCATACATGGGGATAATACAGAATCACACACAACCTACGTATGAAAATGAAGATCATTGGGTTGTAATGATAATCATAAGCCTGACTATGGTCCTGACTTAGCATAAGTGTGCCTAGAGGAACTGATGCTGGTGTAAGGTCAAAACGTCGTCACACAGAACActcatttgatttaaatttgatggatttttcttctgttggctacctttgtattttttaaatcaatcaatataaATGTTGAGAAGCATTTGTACTTAACATTTCATCACAACTGCCTAAGAcatacgtatgtatgtatgtatgtatgtatgtatgtatgtatgtatgtatgtgtgtgtgtgtgtgtgtgtgtgtgtgtgtgtgtgtgtgtgtgtgtgtgtgtgtgtgtgtgtgtgtgtgtgtgtgtgtgtgtgtgtatgcatgtatttGTATTAGATGTTATTTCCTGCTTCTTCCTATTTGAAAAGGAAAGTGCTGGAGGAGCTTTATTCATGGATTTACCTTGGCATGACAGAGTTGGGGGAGTCCAATGACCATTTTCAGTACAGATCGATAAATCAAGTCCTCCTTTGTCATAAAACCCCTTTTTACATGAATAGAGTACGGTGCTGCCAGGGGTTGACTGACGGTTCCACACCTGCTCAGTGGATTCAACTATAGGTGGACTTCCACATAAGATCTCTATAAGGAATAACATGTAGCAAGATCCATGTAACACGAAGACCAGAATTATTCCTATCTTCTTCATCTTGAACATCAATCCTGGACATATCTATTGTTGTTAAACATGATCTGATAAAAAAATGACTGTACCTCGACAGCTCACAGATGGTCTCTGCCACTGTCCAGCAGAATTACAGACGGACACGTTGCCCTTTCCAATGTTACGGTATCCAGAGTTACAATGATAAAACACCTCAGCACCCATTCTTGAGCTCTTATTCCACAGCATTTGAGAGTGAGGGATGGCAGGAGGAGAGCCACAATCAACCTCTGAGAGCCAAAGCAGTGACATGTGTCATAAAATCATAAGAGCTGTCTGCCCAATGAGTTCCTGTGTTCCTGAAACTGGTCAAAAACACTCTGACAATCCAACACTGCTGTCAGCAGGAGATCTGTTCAGTTACCATTCCTGTAAATTTGCCATATACAGTCAGGTGTTAGTTTAAACAGGTTTTGTTGCCATAATCAATCCTCCCGCAATAAAGGTGAACACAGACAAATTCCATTGAAAAAAGTCTTGTCTTTTGCACACATCATTCACAACACTGACAGCTGCATGATATGGTACTCATAGTAACTTATCATGATGATAAAGATTAGACCACATATAAGAATGGTGCGTTCTTTATGTCCTCTGTTTCCTCATTGCTTTTGCATTAAGGAAAAACTCATGTTTATTTACGTTATATTGTCCTTTTGACAAGTGTGTATGTTATCAGTGGCTTCTTTAAATCACtagattttatatattttcagtCAGTTTTTCAATTAACTCAGTGGTAACAACCTGATCTGTGCCTACAGTGGAACTGGAAATGAGCAGACGAAAGACCAGCCGTGGTGAATACCATGTGTATCATTTCATTTCTGAGCCATACCAGTGTATTGTTAGCACACCgctattcattattttgcaCTGAACACAAAATACTGCTGAGGCAAGTGGTTATCAGTTTTGTTACAGTTTAGCTCTAATTCAGCGCCACATGAAAAGTAAAtgcaacattaaaaatgattcatattcaccatgaatgaaaaatgaatcttGTAAAACAGATTTCATGGGAATCtgtcatttgaaatattttcaggaGGACTGACAGTAGAACGATagattatttacatttactgactcttcaccttatgctgctgAAAAATTCTGAAAAGCCAAAAACTCAAATAAATACATCTTTTGTAGAGCCACAACATGCTGCAGTAATTAAACAGTTATATGCTGGCAGCAGTGGAAAGAATGGGACTATTTTGATGCTTGTGTATCGTTACCTTCACAGACCATGGTGGGTTCAGTCCACCATCCATCAGCTCCACACACAGAGATATTGTCTCCATTTCTCAGCACAAAGCTTTCACTACAGGAAAACATGGCCACGCTTCCATATGTGGTTCCTGTCACAGACAGCAGCATCCTGTCCTCCCTCGAGGCTGGACGACCACAATCAACCTCTGAATGGGACGAGAACATAGAACAAGTTGTGTGTCTCTCCCACTGTCTGCATAGCCGTTACAATAGAATAtgacaaaatgtcattttttccaATCCATCAGTTTGCTTAACCCATTCCTACAGTTTTACCTTTGCAGAATGCATGGTCTCTGTAGGGGTTGAAGGGTACTGCTCCGTTGTGAACTCGATATCCCAGCTGGCATCTGCAGTCAAAACTGCCGTTCAGATTTCTGCACTGACCCCCGTCTCCACACACATCTGCAACTCTGCACTCATTGATATCTGCAGTCAATGTTAAAGAAGTCTGACATAAATGTCCCAAAATGTAACGTgagagtttttttaaaaaattaaaattttgcatGATGTGTCGtgttacaaataaagtttttgttttttgtagctGTTAACAGTCCGGTAAAAAGGATCCACCTCCAGCCTGAACTCACCTTGACAATGGGTTCCATCGTTCGGGATAAAGACTGCCAGGTTGTTAGAAGGTTTGTACCCTGACAGGCAGGTACAGTAGTAGCTGCCGTATGTGTTGTGGCAGACGGTATGCTGCCCACAGATGTTACTGGATTCTATCTGACATTCGTCTTTATCTGGAGAACACATTGGAAAGAGTTGAGGTCATATTTTCAgtcatgtctgtttgtttgtctgtgagtAGGATTATTTTCTCAAGTTGTTTTAGAAATTATCCATGAATTGTGTTATAAGACGGAAATGGATATCTAATAGATATCCTTACTCAGCAGCTAGATCGACAGCAAGCGGAGCGTTTATGGTGCAACTGCGACAATGACTTGTGTTATGATGTAAGAGTGATGTGCCTTGCCCACCAAGCTTCCTGCTATCTATTTTTCACCATTAGTTGAATGTCTCTCCCTAGTTGAATCCTTCTTTAGACGGTCTTGTTGTGTAGTTAATGTCCAGTACGTTCATGGTTTTCACCCGTGTGTTTATCTAGTATCTATTTATGTGCCTATATGTCTGTGAGCAGTGGACATACGCAATTTCCTCCGAGATTAATAACGTATCTACCTACCTGCCTACCTACCCTTCAACCTACCTACTTTTCAACCTTGAAAACAAGATCCTTtacatttacaatttacaacGTGTTTCATGAATTATTTCCTATTAGATAGATAGCCGAAGAACCAAAACAATGAcctcaaaaatactaaaatactgtagtatttCACAGTGGGTAACATGATATGACCCAAGTTTAGTTCAAACCATATTGATTAACCTGTTTAATAACTCAAAATTTACAATGTGACAAACCTTCTCAtttgtgattttgtgttttacaaataaatttacattgattgattaattaatcaTTGAATAAATTAGAGTTTGcaatgaaaaaactttttttgtaaaacatttattaaaagttGTTTTCCTACCCTGACACAAGATTCTTCCATTTCCAACAAACCCGTATTTGCAGTTACAAACTTTGCCAGAGCCATCTAACTTGTCATCACAGGTAGCGTTAGCATGACAGGTGGCACACACATCTAGAGTTAGGACTTCTCCTTGCACATCTAAGAGGACAGAAAGAACATCCATCAGTAGTTATCTTCAAAGGGGTTCAACGGCTGGTGACACACAAAGGTTttcaaaatagaaataatttgaAGAAACTGTCTTTATTCTCACCTGCAAAAACACAGAGAATTAAAACCCTGATCGTTGTTCTGCTTTTCTCGTCCCTCATCTCTGGCACCCTGTTGTAGTTGCTTCACTTCCCTATTCCCATCTTCTTCTTGTCATCGTCTGTTTCCGTCTTGTGGACTGTGCTGATACTGGTTTGATGACCGGTTTTGAGAGGATATGGTGCGTGGGTGGGCCGAGGTCACTCCGAGAAGCAGTTCCTTTTCTCAATGGTCGCCTTGCAGATGGTGGTTTTGTGGCTTCATCTGTCACCCGCTGACATGCTAGGCTGCTCAATGATAACAGCTGAATTTAGCCTCACACACCAGATGTAAAACAGAACTGTTTTGAGACTACATTTACTgtattgtttctgtgtgtgtgaaaacaggcATGGGCAAATACAGCAAACTACTAAAGTCATCTGTGGTGCCCACCAATCAAAAACGTTTGCCTACCCCTGTTCTAGATAATGTAAATGCAAGTAGAAGTCTGCTTCTGCTACATGTTTTCATGAAAGTTATataactttcctttttttctgttctctttAAAGTATTCAAAGTAgctcaatttattttttaattcacaaaTATGTAGCTGGCATGTTAAGTCGATGAAGCCAACATCCCTCCTCATCCCAACACTGGATCTCCAGTGTTTACTGAGGGGGTGTCAGAAGGCATGCTCTGGGAGGGGGAGATAAGTCTTCTGAGCCACTATCTTTGAGCCCAGCGGGGGTCCATGGTAGGTCTCTGTCACTCAAACCCACAAGCTGCCAGCCCAGTAGTCCCACTCCAGTACCTGCTGGACTGACTAATTAACCCCAGTGGGTCCTCATGGCGGGACAGTCACAGGTCTCTGTGGTAACACGTTTTATAAGCAATAATCAAACCAGAAATAACAAAGCTaagttattttgtcattttttaaaatatgttgttgTCATCTTTGACACTAAACATTGCTGAAGTGTTTTTCTTGTGTTGTATatctgctttcttttcttttctgaaaacCTTATACTTGAGTTAGAAACGCTTGATTGTGACACTGATCATTACTGTAATAGAAAATATGCCGATATTTTGAAGAAATCATATAGTATATACATTATTCAAATACCCTATAGCTACAATGAAACTTTCGTTATAAAATATTCTATAAATAATGAGGATCAGGGTTACAGAAATACCGATGGTTTATCATTAAAGCTGGAGGGAATATTTTGGAGTGTAAAATGGGAAGAGCTCATTCAGAGTGGATCCAGATGAAGCGACAGATCCAGGAGTCCAGATGTTCTTTTAGATGACTTTGACAAATCAGCTACCTGAATGTTTAACATTAACCTGGTTTGGAGAAAAGAGCATGTACctactaaataataataataataataataataataataataatagttgcAGCTACATGATTGTGGATTGGCAACCTTGTTGGAGGGGCTCACCCTCTGACTgatatctatttttatttatttattcacatgtCTTCATCTTGtgtgaccttgagaaaaatattgaataatatttattaaatattgtttataAAACAAGcaacagacaaaagaaaatgaacattaTGAACATTTATTTGCTGTTATCACTTGATCTCGCCAAACCCTTTGTATGGTTGTAATCAAGTCTGTCATTCAGATCAAATACAGTaacatacatttaatttaaaaaaagttttatgctTCTGATGTTCAAATTGTAGAAGAGTATATCTCACATGATCCAAGTATGTAAACTCAAACACAGCTTGATTCTGCTCAATGTGCATAGAATTGTTacctaaaataaacacatgaagTGGTtaatcttatcttattttttaggGTTGACTTTTGTTAATCTTCAATAATGGCTCTGGAAACTTACTGTCAGAGGACGATTACTGAgaaggtaggtaggtaggtaagtaatcccttaaggaggtttcGCCATGGAAACTGTCATCTCCGTTATACTACACACAgcacaataaacacacaaaaagcacataaaAAGAAGTACCTTGCACCTTTCAGGATAAAAAGTAGACACACCTTAAAGTACACAATAAAAAAGGCATAAATTAGCATAAATGGATATGCTATGCAAAATAGTAAAAAGTGTTTATAGTGGCACAATTTGTGTTGTGCGTGTcagttaattattaattaataattataatataattaatttaaaggaggaaggaaaagcAGGGGTAAGTGTTTTTTCAAAACACCTGCGTTAGGCTCCACCTCCCCCATGACTCTACACAGAATAAGCAGTTgcagaaaaatgatgaaaagaaaaatacaacgACTCATGTTGAAGatctcagacacacaaactgctGGTCATAGAATAGTGCAGAAACAGCAGCGTTTGTCTTCATGATGTCCAGACTCCGTGTCCTGAGGAGGATGCCCTTCAGGAGATTCCCCCTTACACTCTGACACTGAGCCGCTGGAGGTGGACAGTAGCCTCCCACCCACCAGGTCAGCAGCCTTTCCATCCATGACGGATAAGTCTGTCACCGTTTTCTCTCTTAGAGACATGtctccatcatcatcgtcatctaTCAGCACAAATTCTTTCAGGTAAACTGATCCGATCCCATGGAGGCTGTGGTTCTCTGCTGGTTCCTCCAAAGTGTGGGCATCCAAAAAGGTCAGAGTTGAAGTCTCTGTCAGTGCCTCCTGCGGGTCTGTGGAGTTATCCTCTGGTCCTGAGTAAGCCTGGCTGCTTGAATCCATCACCCACATGAAGTTCTTGCGATCACTATCATCTTTCACATTGTGCTTCCAGTCCTGGGTGTGACACAGGGCGTTGGAAACAGAGGACATCTTACCTGTAGCATCATGGCTGATGACCTGCTCTCTCCCGGTGTGTGAACCTTTTTCTGTAGTGTGACCATTTCCAGGATACATCTTAAAGGAAACCTTCTGGTAGTCATGGTAGACCTGAACACCACCGCTCTCCGTTGGGGAAGAGAGGGGGATACGAGCAGTGTCGCCTTTTCTTTGCTTCTTCATGGATTTTTCTTGTTAcacaaaaaaagagtaaaattaaaGTTCATTCTTGAGTTTTGAAACAAAAGTTTAAAGAAACCATTTAATTTCATAATTTCACTCACTAGATCGATGAGCAACACAATAAGACTTGTCTGGACCAAAAACTAATATGCAGACTTTGAGTTACAGTATTTGGCTATCTTCAACAGAACTTATTTGtttgactttaaataaaatagCAAAAAACACTGCTGGATGAATTTTCATGAAACCTGGTGGGAATTTAGGAGGAAAACTACCATTAGTGAGATATTGTTCATCATGAACAATCAGACTGATAATAACactaacataaaatataaacagttctCCTGTTAtgtaaatctgtaaaatgtgtgattgaagtgttttttcaaaattcatCTTCTCCAGTTGTTGTCAATGACAACATGTTGGAAATAGAGGATGAGTCAAGTTAGGTAGTACATTTCATCATCGTTTTTCCTTGggttgaaatatttttctgcataAATGAAAACTAACCTGCTGGTGGGGCAGCAAGAGTTACATTCGCATAATGTAACAGTAAATACCCCACATTCCATAGCAATCCTTTTAATAGTCATTTGACCCAAAGTGGTGTACAGACCAGTCAACCTAGATGACTATCCAAAAAGCCACACAACTCATATGCTGAAAAAGTGACTTTTGTGATTgttcttaattttaatttaatttttaattttcacacCAGAACCTGGGACAGGAACTCAACAGGGGGAACCAAAACCATTCATCAAAGTGTTTTCTCTCATCTGTCATTTTAATGATACTTAATACTCCGAAATCCAcctatattttattgcattttatattCTATTACCAGGTAGTCTAGATACTATTGGGAAGTTTCTGAATTAATATTGTTCAGTTTTCTCTCACTTAGCAACTAGagcagataatagaaaagcagtGGAGTTACTTTTTGAGCAACATTCAGTGAGAACAAGCTGTCATTTAGTATTGGCCTCtctaaataattaaatgaagcacttttaaaagaagtaaaaatatCTTAAATTCCCTGAGGACTGGCTCTTTGAAGGAGACAGACAAAACTCCTCTAAAGTGCTCGAACCAACGATAATGTGTGTGTCAtcttttgaaaacacacacacacttcccattTTCTCCAGTACAAGGACGCACCAGTTGTAATGGCAACAGAATAAGAAAGACTTTCTAATATCCTTAAAGGTTCTTACCCTAGCAATCAGGACTTAACCGAAGCAGAACATACATTTTACTTCATGCGACGCAGTTTAGAAGCATTTCCACTTGTGTAAATGCAGAGCCCTCCATACAGGAGCTGAACAGACTAACCCTCTTCCACTTGACTGACTCATATGCATGACAGAATCAGGACTccataaatgaataataacGACAATGTACATGTTCAAATGAGCACCAGGGCACTCCACTCAGTTCGTTGTGGCGACTGAGTAACAATGGATGAAAAATAGATTGGATTCAAGCGCATTCATTCTATTAACACTTTAGTACCCTTGAATAGTGGCTTTTTTAGTTGGAACAGCAACACagaaaatggttttaaatgtGGTGAAATTCAACATAAAATCAGTATTTATTTGTAActcatctaactctgtcttgaTCTTAAAGACTAAAGTTACCTTGGTTCAAGTAGAGACAAGAGTCAAAGTATTCAATTTGCAAGCTCATTTTAAGAAATGTGAAAGCTAGACAACTATTTCTTAAAGTCTGTCTTTTCTGAGCaagaaataatttaaacagGTACTACTGCTCATAGTGGCAACACTGAACACACTGCCCTCACCACTTTGTTATAAAGCTAAGTTTGTTCCAGCTTATATATGAACAAACGCTGCAGGATCATACATATAACACATATTGTTCTACAACATCCAGTGAAAGGAATTCATTTTTACCTTAAGCCTTCCACAGTGGAAATAAGTTGCTGTAAGGAAAATCACATGGTAGAGGAAGTGTGATCCAGTATGTGTCCCTCTGGCCTGCATCTGCTGAAGCTGATCTCTCCTCTGTCTGTACATCTAGAAACAGGctcttcacactcacacacacacacacacacacacacacaccctcccctcATCATACAACCACTCAGCGTGTGTGCAGCGAGGCGTTTGAGATCTCAGTCCCACTGGATATACTGTACCCCACTGAACACCAAAGGAAGAATTTATGACTAAACGTAACAGTACGTTTTCCCCAGAACCATTGCTAATACTTAAATATATTATGAAAAATCCATTAATTACTACAGTTtataaatatctaaaaaaaaacacgtaaAATCTAAAATTCCTGCTCTAGTCTTTAATATAAGCCAATTTGACCTTCAATGAGTAAAAAAGTTGCCTTTTCCTGTGACTAAAAACTccaatcatttttgttttacataagaAGTCATGTATAAAAATAGTTTCTATATGAAGTGCAGCAGCAGTGCATCAGTGGCCTCTTCTTTCAGTTCCATACACTGAATAAGTTCTAATGAATAATACAAGACAACAGATTTTCAGATAAATTGAAGCTAGAAACAGGAATATTGAAGCGATACAATAATGAAACATCTACACCAGCTATAGGGGAAATGTCTGGATTAGGATTGCATACATCTGACTAGATTATCATGTACAGTGGAACAATGAGATCTAAACCTAACCTGAATCGGAAAGCTTCACATTtcacccctaacccaaaccccttttcaaaagaataaacacaacaacatcagTAAAAAGACGATGGTAATGGAGAAGTAATTTAAGGAACACATTAGCAGCTCATGTGTATTTGGAGCTGCAGATAGAATGTTGCAGCACACAGAAAACTGATGATATGAACAACTTTCACTTTTTTCAAATCCGTTGTTACCATTATTATGAATGCAATTAAATGAGCAGGTTAGGCTGGTTTTAAGCAGTTATGGAAGTGGTTACAACTCCATTCCtaatcaaatcattttaaacaTAGTCTTTGACATGTTAGTTAAATAAATCACAGCTATGAATAATGAATTAGAGCTGAATTCCATTTAGCTGCTTCCCTTTCATGGTCCTGGTATTGTGCATGCTGGCAATGGTTATAATGCTGtaataaaacaagacaattcATCAAGGCAGTTTTGCTTTACATAAAACCCACTATATAAACTAAAACAAGATGAAACTATAGAGAAGAGAAACTAGAaatttaaacaagaaaaaaacagagggaTAGATTAAAGTtatattcaaataatttttttaatttaccaaTAAAAGGAGCAGATCAGAGAAAGACACATCTATTAACATTTCTCctcattaaaatataatcactgtattttattatcccgaaaatgtttgaatgtggaTTACCCAACTATCCATTCTGACCTTGTTAGATGTAATTAATTGTCAGTGTgtaaacaaaagagaaaatgtaaaatatcaacGGTTTATAGGGTTTACTATAGATA
Encoded proteins:
- the susd1 gene encoding sushi domain-containing protein 1 isoform X4; this encodes MRDEKSRTTIRVLILCVFADVQGEVLTLDVCATCHANATCDDKLDGSGKVCNCKYGFVGNGRILCQDKDECQIESSNICGQHTVCHNTYGSYYCTCLSGYKPSNNLAVFIPNDGTHCQDINECRVADVCGDGGQCRNLNGSFDCRCQLGYRVHNGAVPFNPYRDHAFCKEVDCGRPASREDRMLLSVTGTTYGSVAMFSCSESFVLRNGDNISVCGADGWWTEPTMVCEEVDCGSPPAIPHSQMLWNKSSRMGAEVFYHCNSGYRNIGKGNVSVCNSAGQWQRPSVSCREILCGSPPIVESTEQVWNRQSTPGSTVLYSCKKGFYDKGGLDLSICTENGHWTPPTLSCQEILCEEPPKLPHTVQVWNGSSSPGSTVTYICKIGFYHSEGTNTSLCTASGQWTKLTITCKEVDCGVPPLIPHSVMLWDNVSTVGSQVVYQCNTGYQSAGEGNISLCTTTGKWDAASLVCQANCGPFPFPANSEVVWSNTSVVIHRCVDGYRNWRGSNISVCGSSGLWRKATLKCIETKPPISRLFVFNDKCLQWKAEKNEEDTEVYKVTYTGSRDYQRSFHDKRKRFLSSKADLLELCLNLLPVTNYSISVTAMSAQFTATVTANTTLPVPPAPAVYYREYETPLPTLKLRRSPNTLDPISLYQVFVLPVEGIVMFDCSSPASSDPPSRTKSSLEYITAQIDVKHIKTEMNFTIGDGMYYGGFLNAPLENGRDYYIILRAVSQWKTALKSSCVLWAKVRGTSYVVKVSSLFTIVSIGVVALVILVGYSFIWYKRHTINQSINQSINQSINSSINPINLYLYST
- the susd1 gene encoding sushi domain-containing protein 1 isoform X7 — protein: MRDEKSRTTIRVLILCVFADVQGEVLTLDVCATCHANATCDDKLDGSGKVCNCKYGFVGNGRILCQDKDECQIESSNICGQHTVCHNTYGSYYCTCLSGYKPSNNLAVFIPNDGTHCQDINECRVADVCGDGGQCRNLNGSFDCRCQLGYRVHNGAVPFNPYRDHAFCKEVDCGRPASREDRMLLSVTGTTYGSVAMFSCSESFVLRNGDNISVCGADGWWTEPTMVCEEVDCGSPPAIPHSQMLWNKSSRMGAEVFYHCNSGYRNIGKGNVSVCNSAGQWQRPSVSCREILCGSPPIVESTEQVWNRQSTPGSTVLYSCKKGFYDKGGLDLSICTENGHWTPPTLSCQEILCEEPPKLPHTVQVWNGSSSPGSTVTYICKIGFYHSEGTNTSLCTASGQWTKLTITCKEVDCGVPPLIPHSVMLWDNVSTVGSQVVYQCNTGYQSAGEGNISLCTTTGKWDAASLVCQEISCGPPLNLPHTNLLWDGTSRLGSVVLYECVAGFYQESENNMSTCLLSGQWGEVSVKCKANCGPFPFPANSEVVWSNTSVVIHRCVDGYRNWRGSNISVCGSSGLWRKATLKCIETKPPISRLFVFNDKCLQWKAEKNEEDTEVYKVTYTGSRDYQRSFHDKRKRFLSSKADLLELCLNLLPVTNYSISVTAMSAQFTATVTANTTLPVPPAPAVYYREYETPLPTLKLRRSPNTLDPIRQCH
- the susd1 gene encoding sushi domain-containing protein 1 isoform X1, whose amino-acid sequence is MRDEKSRTTIRVLILCVFADVQGEVLTLDVCATCHANATCDDKLDGSGKVCNCKYGFVGNGRILCQDKDECQIESSNICGQHTVCHNTYGSYYCTCLSGYKPSNNLAVFIPNDGTHCQDINECRVADVCGDGGQCRNLNGSFDCRCQLGYRVHNGAVPFNPYRDHAFCKEVDCGRPASREDRMLLSVTGTTYGSVAMFSCSESFVLRNGDNISVCGADGWWTEPTMVCEEVDCGSPPAIPHSQMLWNKSSRMGAEVFYHCNSGYRNIGKGNVSVCNSAGQWQRPSVSCREILCGSPPIVESTEQVWNRQSTPGSTVLYSCKKGFYDKGGLDLSICTENGHWTPPTLSCQEILCEEPPKLPHTVQVWNGSSSPGSTVTYICKIGFYHSEGTNTSLCTASGQWTKLTITCKEVDCGVPPLIPHSVMLWDNVSTVGSQVVYQCNTGYQSAGEGNISLCTTTGKWDAASLVCQEISCGPPLNLPHTNLLWDGTSRLGSVVLYECVAGFYQESENNMSTCLLSGQWGEVSVKCKANCGPFPFPANSEVVWSNTSVVIHRCVDGYRNWRGSNISVCGSSGLWRKATLKCIETKPPISRLFVFNDKCLQWKAEKNEEDTEVYKVTYTGSRDYQRSFHDKRKRFLSSKADLLELCLNLLPVTNYSISVTAMSAQFTATVTANTTLPVPPAPAVYYREYETPLPTLKLRRSPNTLDPISLYQVFVLPVEGIVMFDCSSPASSDPPSRTKSSLEYITAQIDVKHIKTEMNFTIGDGMYYGGFLNAPLENGRDYYIILRAVSQWKTALKSSCVLWAKVRGTSYVVKVSSLFTIVSIGVVALVILVGYSFIWYKRHTINQSINQSINQSINSSINPINLYLYST
- the susd1 gene encoding sushi domain-containing protein 1 isoform X3 — translated: MRDEKSRTTIRVLILCVFADVQGEVLTLDVCATCHANATCDDKLDGSGKVCNCKYGFVGNGRILCQDKDECQIESSNICGQHTVCHNTYGSYYCTCLSGYKPSNNLAVFIPNDGTHCQDINECRVADVCGDGGQCRNLNGSFDCRCQLGYRVHNGAVPFNPYRDHAFCKEVDCGRPASREDRMLLSVTGTTYGSVAMFSCSESFVLRNGDNISVCGADGWWTEPTMVCEEVDCGSPPAIPHSQMLWNKSSRMGAEVFYHCNSGYRNIGKGNVSVCNSAGQWQRPSVSCREILCGSPPIVESTEQVWNRQSTPGSTVLYSCKKGFYDKGGLDLSICTENGHWTPPTLSCQEILCEEPPKLPHTVQVWNGSSSPGSTVTYICKIGFYHSEGTNTSLCTASGQWTKLTITCKEVDCGVPPLIPHSVMLWDNVSTVGSQVVYQCNTGYQSAGEGNISLCTTTGKWDAASLVCQEISCGPPLNLPHTNLLWDGTSRLGSVVLYECVAGFYQESENNMSTCLLSGQWGEVSVKCKANCGPFPFPANSEVVWSNTSVVIHRCVDGYRNWRGSNISVCGSSGLWRKATLKCIETKPPISRLFVFNDKCLQWKAEKNEEDTEVYKVTYTGSRDYQRSFHDKRKRFLSSKADLLELCLNLLPVTNYSISVTAMSAQFTATVTANTTLPVPPAPAVYYREYETPLPTLKLRRSPNTLDPISLYQVFVLPVEGIVMFDCSSPASSDPPSRTKSSLEYITAQIDVKHIKTEMNFTIGDGMYYGGFLNAPLENGRDYYIILRAVSQWKTALKSSCVLWAKVRGFSRRHDIPHY